A genomic segment from Gossypium hirsutum isolate 1008001.06 chromosome D04, Gossypium_hirsutum_v2.1, whole genome shotgun sequence encodes:
- the LOC107898746 gene encoding uncharacterized protein isoform X1, translating to MNNNVLKFQHHQPSHLRISQTTLPRHPTSLLHLFPKLSFRPSSFSLSKTSRSFKFSSLSKVEQPVYFDDEEERGGPSNESVVEFEDLVQNGVVYRETLRLVECSMFAAVTGLVYFLSNSLAIENYFGCFFSLPIVISSMRRGVACGRKQLVATVLLLFVLSGPVKAINYLLTHGILGLVMGALWRSGADWTVTIPLCTLARAIGLVGYVLTTSFLIRENILALITINIHASLSYIFAAVGINLIPSMNFIYTLFGILVLLNSASFVFLLHLLYSLFLTRMGMKTSLRLPRWFKKAI from the exons ATGAACAATAACGTCCTCAAATTCCAACATCACCAACCTTCTCATCTCCGAATTTCCCAAACTACCCTTCCCCGCCACCCTACTTCCCTTCTTCACCTCTTTCCCAAATTATCCTTCCGACCATCTTCATTTTCCTTGTCCAAAACCTCCCGGTCCTTCAAATTTTCGAGCCTTTCCAAGGTCGAACAGCCGGTTTATTTCGACGATGAAGAAGAGAGAGGAGGACCCAGCAATGAGTCGGTTGTGGAATTCGAAGACTTGgtacaaaacggcgtcgtttacaGGGAGACGCTGAGATTGGTGGAGTGTTCCATGTTTGCTGCTGTTACTGGACTTGTTTACTTTTTGAGCAATTCCCTTGCAATTGAg AACTACTTCGGGTGTTTCTTTTCATTGCCGATCGTGATCTCCTCTATGCGACGGGGTGTTGCGTGTGGGAGGAAACAGTTG GTGGCGACGGTTTTGTTATTGTTTGTCTTGTCTGGCCCGGTAAAAGCCATAAACTATCTG CTTACTCACGGAATACTTGGTTTGGTAATGGGTGCTTTATGGAG GTCGGGAGCTGATTGGACTGTCACGATTCCGTTGTGTACACTT GCTCGAGCGATCGGTTTGGTGGGCTATGTCTTGACAACCTCTTTCTTAATTAGAGAAAACATACTGGCTCTG ATCACCATAAACATTCATGCTTCTCTCTCGTACATTTTTGCTGCTGTTGGTATCAACTTGATTCCATCGATGAACTTCATATATACCTTATTTGGTATTTTG GTTTTGCTCAATAGTGCCTCCTTTGTGTTCTTGCTGCACCTCTTGTATTCATTGTTCCTTACAAGAATGGGAATGAAAACTTCATTGAGATTGCCAAGATGGTTCAAGAAAGCTATATAA
- the LOC107898746 gene encoding uncharacterized protein isoform X2, translated as MNNNVLKFQHHQPSHLRISQTTLPRHPTSLLHLFPKLSFRPSSFSLSKTSRSFKFSSLSKVEQPVYFDDEEERGGPSNESVVEFEDLVQNGVVYRETLRLVECSMFAAVTGLVYFLSNSLAIENYFGCFFSLPIVISSMRRGVACGRKQLVATVLLLFVLSGPVKAINYLLTHGILGLVMGALWRSGADWTVTIPLCTLARAIGLVGYVLTTSFLIRENILALITINIHASLSYIFAAVGINLIPSMNFIYTLFGFAQ; from the exons ATGAACAATAACGTCCTCAAATTCCAACATCACCAACCTTCTCATCTCCGAATTTCCCAAACTACCCTTCCCCGCCACCCTACTTCCCTTCTTCACCTCTTTCCCAAATTATCCTTCCGACCATCTTCATTTTCCTTGTCCAAAACCTCCCGGTCCTTCAAATTTTCGAGCCTTTCCAAGGTCGAACAGCCGGTTTATTTCGACGATGAAGAAGAGAGAGGAGGACCCAGCAATGAGTCGGTTGTGGAATTCGAAGACTTGgtacaaaacggcgtcgtttacaGGGAGACGCTGAGATTGGTGGAGTGTTCCATGTTTGCTGCTGTTACTGGACTTGTTTACTTTTTGAGCAATTCCCTTGCAATTGAg AACTACTTCGGGTGTTTCTTTTCATTGCCGATCGTGATCTCCTCTATGCGACGGGGTGTTGCGTGTGGGAGGAAACAGTTG GTGGCGACGGTTTTGTTATTGTTTGTCTTGTCTGGCCCGGTAAAAGCCATAAACTATCTG CTTACTCACGGAATACTTGGTTTGGTAATGGGTGCTTTATGGAG GTCGGGAGCTGATTGGACTGTCACGATTCCGTTGTGTACACTT GCTCGAGCGATCGGTTTGGTGGGCTATGTCTTGACAACCTCTTTCTTAATTAGAGAAAACATACTGGCTCTG ATCACCATAAACATTCATGCTTCTCTCTCGTACATTTTTGCTGCTGTTGGTATCAACTTGATTCCATCGATGAACTTCATATATACCTTATTTG GTTTTGCTCAATAG